Within the Eleginops maclovinus isolate JMC-PN-2008 ecotype Puerto Natales chromosome 5, JC_Emac_rtc_rv5, whole genome shotgun sequence genome, the region GTCCACACTCTCTGGACAAGGAAGAGGGCATCGAGAGGCAGGGTCCCGTCACTCTGAACCCCCGGCACATGAGGAAGGCGTTCAAAGTCATGAATGAGCTGCGCAGGTGATGCTAACTATCTCTCCAGGTCTTTGTCTCATTCAGGTAACCACCTTTTAAGACTTGTATTCTAACCTCTTGCTACTCCATCTCTTACCTTACATGCCCATACAGCCAGAGCTTGTTGTGTGATGTGACCATAGTGGCAGAGGATGTAGAGATCGCTGCTCACAGGGTGGTGCTTGCTGCTGGGAGCCCTTACTTCCACGCCATGTTTACAGGTGAGGACTCACTTTCATTCATATGGAATGATCTTTGCATCCTTTTTCagtgactgtttttttttgttatgtcatGTGTGGTATTGTATGTCTAACACAAGTGTACCGACAGGTGAGATGGCAGAGAGCCGGGCGAAACGAGTGAGGATTAAGGAGATGGACGGCTGGACTCTGGGCCTGCTGGTGGACTACATCTACACCGCAGAGATACAGGTCACGGAGGATAACGTGCAggtaaacacaaatacatgcattGATTCGCACTGAATCCATACATCCTGTTACAACAGATTTTTACACTGGCAATGAAAATCCAGCAGTTTATATAGCAGTATTTTTGTCAGTTAGttgttgcacacacactcatattaaagatattattattttacatagGAAGGCTAAgggattacatttttctaaaattaATCCTTGCTGGGTTAGTCTGGGTTCTTTTAAACCCGAGCTGAGATGGAGCTAGTGGGTAATAGAAACTACAGCAGAACTTCTAACTTCTAATGAAAATTATGAATCTTCAGTGGTTACTTAATAACGAAAACATCCCACTTATGAAGTTGTTATTGCTTATTTCAAATCCTATTTAATGAAGCTGAATTTTTCCATAACTGATAACAGTGCTCGTTGGTTAGCAATTTCCGATTGATTCCTAACTGTTCTATGTCCTGTCCCAACATCCTGTTTGAACACAGATCAATCCactttaatgaataataagataagataaaactttatttatccataGGGAAATGAGCAGCTGCTAATACATAGTGGAAAGATTGCTAGTATAGTATAGCCTAAATATAGTAAATTgacttatatagcgctttatccacTCTTatcgacccctcaaagcgctttacatactacatgtcattcaccccattcacacccattcatacagagcagtacactttttGCTCTAGAtaactacctttcacacacattcataaaccgttggccatgccatcaggagcaaATCGGAATTAGGTatcccaaggatacatcgacatgttgactgctagggaccgaacccacaaccttctggttgaaacaCGACCGCACTACCTCGCAGCCACCGTCACCCACACAATACAACAGTGTACACAGTACAATGAGGTGCaaacaaagtgaaaatgtgcaatatattcAACACACCAAATCAGGCAAGCGGGATGGATCATAGAATATAAACAGGGTATCAATCAGTAACTAATCAAtcaactaaccctaacccaagtCTTCAGTAAACAAAATTACACAATAATTAACTTAACTTCCTCTTGTGTCtttaattttgtattaaaaatattttccttgcACAAGAATATAGGGAAAAAAAGTACTTCCAGGGTCTAGTTATCAGCTTCTTTCAGCACACAGTAAACCCTGAAACAAGGATTCTTCATGATCACACTGATGCTGCTGAGATTCGGGAACAATCAGATCACTACAAACAATCACTGCAGATTAGAAgtgtattgttttaattgatCATGTGTAAAACaccttttaaattatttttttatctaatGTTAAACTCCTGCCCTGCGTACTGGGACATCCACTCTgtttgaacaaatacaaaaattaaaacTAAACAGAATGCTTTTTGGAGAAGTCTTGAGTGAAGAAGTTCTTATTCTCACTCAACTGAAGCAGTAACACGCAGGTTATTTTGGGTGATTTAACCTGTGATCATATGCATTGTTTAGTCCCTGAAGTACCCCTTTTATACAGgttattctgtttgtgtgtttgacaggCATTGCTACCCGCCGCCGGCCTGCTCCAGCTCAACGAGGTGAAGAAGGCTTGTTGTGAGTTCCTGAGCTCTCAGCTTCATCCCTCTAACTGTCTGGGTATTCGAGCCTTCGCTGACCTCCACGCCTGCTCTCAGCTCCTCACACAGGCCAACACCTACGCAGGTGTGTGTATGCTTAATCTTTACTTTCATATGCGTGTGTGCTCTACACTAaaatgattttgtgtgtgtcctggaGGATGTGAGACAGAATGAGAACAGGTTTAATTAATGACAAAATATAAGCTATTTTAAACTGTAGTCACAGGGTAGTTTTTTCATTTGATGCTTTTGCTGACAGAGCAACATTTCACTGAGGTGGTTGGGAGTGAAGAGTTCCTCAATTTGGGCATGGAGCAAGTGTCCAGCCTGATCGCCAGTGACAAGCTCACCATCCCCACAGAGGAGaaggtaaacacacattcactctgCCCAGTGCAACGTCTCTGTAACTTTCTTTCATGCATTTATACCTTTCTGTTGTAATGTTCTAAAGGGATTTTgagaaatatatgtatttcttGCACTGCTGTGGACTGTATGTCCACGCACCTGCTGTACATAGGGAGGACAGCGCGAACAAATGATTGTGCCTGTGTTTAAAGTGTGGGTACTTTACTGTGCAGGTGTTTGAGGCGGTGATAGCCTGGGTAAACCACGATAAAGATGTGCGGCAGGAACATTTGGCTCACCTGATGGAACATGTCCGCCTGCCGCTTCTCTCCAGAGAATACCTGGTGCAGGTATGAGTGTCTGCATCTCTATGGTTtaatatttcagtttaaattCAATGTTGCTGTGGCTCTGTGTGTTGCTGTCTTAACTGAGATTAAGAACGGGTCTAACTAAACTGGAACCTTTTTAACATCTGCcagaacatgtttttgtaatatTGATGTAAATATTTCTATCAAATGTGCGTCATttcatatacacattttttagtAATATATCATATGTACAGTGTAAGACATTGTAGGAATCATCTGAGATTTGAAAATCTGTccttatactgtatttaatgacCTTTAACTTCtcttaatccaaatctgcagcAGGTTAAGGTTTAACCATTAGATACAGGGAGTTCTACAGATTAAACCAGTGAACTAAAAACACAGTAATGGTCATTAAGTGGGCGTGTGACTTCCACAGAGACATGTTTAAACACATCCTGAACATTAAACTATTGCTGACCTAATAGCAGAGTAACACCCTCAGGTATTCTATGATAGGAGAAAGATGAGTTCTCAGCTACAGAGCTGTGAGGGTTATGTGTTGTCAGTAACATTTATAGCTTATGACCTGATCACAATTATCTTCTTTACCTCAGTGCAACCATCGCTGCTGCCATAATAATTTCAACACCCAGGAAGGTTGATTACACTCTCTCCGTGCTAGGCAGCAGACAACTGAGCAACATGTTGTTACGTATCCAGTTTACAGTGGTACAACTAGTTTTGTTCTGCTGTTGTTGAAACAGGGATGAGCTGGAGAAATAACGTGTCTTTTTAAGAGATAAAGCCAGTCATTTGTATACAATCTTTTACCTTGTTAGTAAATCTAGTCTACtaaagcttcagctccctccttTTAAAATCCCCTCtttcactgttttgtttgtgttagcGTGTCGAGGAGGAGTCTCTGATAAAGAATAGCAGTGCGTGTAAAGATTACCTGATTGAAGCCATGAAGTACCACCTGCTGCCCGCTGACCAGAGAGCTCTGATGAAGACGGCCCGCACACGCATGAGGACTCCAGCCTGCTGTCCTAAGGTATCTGTACACTCTCCACTAAGTTCCTCCACTATTTAGTTAAaataatgaagacatttttcatGTAATGGGTCTGTTGTTTCTCTTCTGTGTAGGTGATGGTTGTGGTCGGAGGACAGGCTCCCAAGGCCATCCGCAGTGTTGAATGTTACGACTTTGAGGAGCAGCGATGGTATCAGGTGGCTGAGCTCCCAACCAGGAGGTGCAGAGCAGGTAGGAAACCTTCAATATtaacaatataaacataaatgcaGTTATAAAGCTGGATTCTCTGAAGAATGCACTTTCCTCAGAGAACTTAAACATCCTAAATCACCAATCTAATGTTACATTCAGGCGGTGCTCATCCATTTGTGAatattaagtaaaaaaacaggCTGCATGATACTTTACTAGTGTTATTAGAAAACAGGTTATGTTTAGAGCAGCGGTGTTCAGGCTTCCTAGTGGGTTTACCTTTGGTTTGGTTCAAGCAATATACATTGAACAGACACatgaaataaagttaaaataaaatacacttttcctATGCACACAAAAGGTTTATTTCTCTTAAACTGTGTCCAAATTTGTTCTCTGTCTTATCTAATCTTGTTCCTTTTAGGTGTGGTGtatgtgggtgggtgtgtgtatgcagtTGGTGGTTTCAACGGTTCTTTGCGTGTGCGAACGGTCGACTGTTACGACCCGATGATGGACCGCTGGACGAGTGTGAGCAGCATGCAGGACCGCCGATCCACGCTCGGGGCCGCAGTGCTCAACGGACTCCTGTACGCTGTGGGGGGCTTTGACGGCAGCACAGGTACAGATGggtgacattttttattttatttctgtgagACAGACAGTTAAGGCAGTGCATCCCTACAGGCTTTTTAACAGGaaattatataatatgtgttCATGGTGTCTTTCATACATGGGGTGTGTGTGCGCTTGCAGGTTTGTCGACAATCGAGGCGTACAACGCGAAGACAGATGAGTGGTTCCATGTGTTACCCATGAGTACCCGAAGAAGCAGTGTAGGAGTGGGTGTTGTCAATGGTGAATATCATCCCCAGTTCAGTTTTACAGGCATGAATGCTATTAACCATACAGTAGTCCTGCAATAAATGCTTTTTCTGCAAAGCACATAACTTTCTAGAGTTTATAGAGACAGAAATTGGCTTTAAACATTATACTGTGTTACAATATAGAAGAGAGAAGGAGCCAAGAGAAACAGGTATGTGACAAACAAAGTAACGTCGACAAAAAGTAGGACCAAATAAGTAAACATGATGGCTAATTTGCGTGAGGAACTTTCACAAACTTTTTTCTCCTACCTTATTGTACTTCTATTATTTTCTCAATCATATTGCCTCGCTCACtctgatttgtgtgtgtctttcagggATCCTGTATGCGGTTGGAGGTTATGATGGTGCGACCAGGCAATGTCTAAGTACTGTAGAATCTTACAACCCTAAAAGCAACACGTGGAGCTACATAGCAGAAATGGGCACGAGACGCAgtggagcaggtgtgtgtgtgtgtgtgtgtgtgtgtgtgtgtgtgtgtgtgtgtgtgtgtgtgtgtgtgtgtgtgtgtgtgtgtgtgtgtgtgtgtgtgtgtgtgtgtgtgtgtgtgtgtgtgtgtgtgtgtgtgtgtgtgtgtgtgtgtgtgtgtgtgtgtgtgtgtgtgtgtgtgtgtgtggttcaatATTATAAGATGACTTTTAGGAGACAGACAAACCATATCTGTGGGAATAACCCATACAAATGGCATTGACATTGTGACAATGCGTTTGATGGTCTCCTCAGGTGTAGGTGTGTTGAAAGGTTTACTGTATGCTGTTGGGGGTCATGATGGCCCACTGGTGAGGAAGAGCTGCGAGGTTTATGATCCGGCCTCTAACAGCTGGAGGCAGGTAGCTGACATGAACATGTGTCGACGCAACGCAGGTAAAGTAGACGGTCTGTCCACCAGACAACCTCGGGTGTGAAATGTAGGATGGCTGCTTATccttattctgtgtgtgtgttttcaggtatGTGTGCTGTAAACAACGTACTTTATGTGGTGGGAGGAGACGACGGGAGCTGTAATCTGGCCTCTGTGGAGTTTTACAACCCAAACTCGGACAAGTGGACACTACTGCCGAATTGCATGAGCACAGGACGCAGTTATGCAGGTGTGTAGACATAAAAACATGCTGAAAACATATTACAACTTAATATGTTGTATCCAAACTACAGTGAGATGCCCATTTGATAAAGGTTGAAACATAATtcaatattatttatgtttaatcaATTTCTAGGAGAATCATGTTGCTTCTTTTAAAGTAATAGCAAAAGTAACTGTATTTGGCATTTATATAAGGGATTCGATTCTCCATGTTAATCTATCTTTTTTGTAAACGCAGGAGTGACTGTGATTGACAAGCCCTTATGACTGCTCTCTACTCCTGCCACTGATTCGGAGCAGAATATATTCTCCTGCTGAATACTGATCTTGGATCTGTCTACGATGCCAATGCTTCTATGTTGGGCAGCATTAGCACAGGCACTGACGAAGATGAAGAAAATGACAAGATTATTGTTGTTGAGGATGACGATGAAGATTTTTTGCACTAACCTGAAAGGGGGAGCTGTAACAAACGGGGGGAATCAAACCCGTGTTTTAATCCCATCCTAGAAGGACTGCCGCTGGTGACTGGACACACCAGTGTGAATCTCTGCTGCAGTGCCATTGAAACACTACTGATATGAAGCTACTATAACTGCAAAGTTATTTTAACATTAGTAATGTTAACAGAGAGACCACTGATCTAATCTATGGGAGAGGAAGGCAAAGAAGGACCATTTGGGACTACAGTCTTTGTTTCTCCTTCTTTTCTATCatgaaaagtgtgtgagtgtgtgtgtgtgtttgtgtgtgtgcgcgcttgCATTTAAAGGTGCTCCTTTTGCTTGCACATGTGAGcatgtgcgtgtttgtgtgcatctGAGTCTCTGTGTGGTGACGCCTGGTCCGACGCCGCATGAACGCACTCTGTCTGACCTGGCCTTTTTACAGTGTTGCAGTGTGGCTGTTCAAGAGTGCCTGAATGTCTAAAAAATTCCcgccctccctcttcttcccctTTGTTATGCCTTGAGTACTGTTACTGGACAGAGTACAGCTGGACTCTGTGGATGTTTTGGGATAAAGAAACATATTTGAGTCCAGATCGTTTGCGTTAGCCCGCATGAATTCAGAACGTGGCAAGCGAGAGAATGTACATTTGTActataaaaaaacagacttgACTTGAACCCCACTCTTCTGGTAAAGGAGAAGAGTCATTCATGTTGCCAAAAACAGGGATGGACAGAGGGAGAAGCTGTTTGAGATGAAAACAGTTGGATGTATCAGTGCTTTACTGTCTTATGGCAGCCATCTTTGCTGTGGTTGTAACCACTACAACGGCCTGAACTCACTGCATGCTCCCTGAACTCTAACCTCCTATCCTTCAACAGTACCCTCTCCCTATTTTGGTGTAGCAACCCTATTAACTACTGCACACCCTGACGTACTATGAATGTGCCAATTTTAATATGTCTgttcatttctgtctctctttactACTTAACTAATGTGTTCTCTCTTTCTGGAAAGTGACCAAACCTACTCTTGAGtttctgtttctatttctgCTCCTCTTATATTGAAAAAATTGCTATAATAGTAACTGGTATCGCTGTTTTCTTGTCAGTGTATTGAGGAATGTCATGTAGGCTAatgactttgaaaatgtttcattactttttttatattatcattaataaATATGCTTCTTGTATTTAAAGCTGTGAAATTAcatttatctgtttttaaaactttgcCAAATcagtaaaatgttgaaaatcAAACTATGCTTtatgtgatgtttttaaaactatacagtcatttatttatttgcaatatGTAACATGTCATCATCAGTGTTGTGTAAGTGTCAGACACATCTTACTTTATGTTCTTGCcattagttatttatttcagttaaaGTTCTTGCAATTCTGCCCTTATTAAGACAACATTTAGAACTTCTtttgtcaaattaaatattgttttgctgtggttaaaataaaataaaaatacatacttATTAGAGCACTGTATATTAAGTACTATTTTAATACTTTGACAGTATGTCTTCAGCAGATAAATCATTTCCACTCGCCAAATTGTCATCTTATAAAATACAATGGAGCATGATATATGATAACTTTAGATGCATATCAGACAACATTTAATTtttgaaacttttgtaaaacaacaaaaacaacatctaaGTGtgctatatttaaaatgtagataaATTAAAGACTCTCAAAAAACCTCAACAACATTTCCAAAGTTGACTTTGGATTCACAAAGTATTGTACTAATGTAAATTTAAGACGGAAGACACATGTATGACTCAAAGTTCACACCATCGCTTCCTCCATACAAACCATTCACTGCAGAGGTTATGAAAGCAGAGCTCGTCTCTGATTGGCCGTTGCTGTAGAAACATTCAGTCTCACTATCATCAGTCCATGCCACAGGCCAATCAGCGAAGCCGCTCGGCCCCTCGACGTcagtctcctctcctctcaacCAATCGGATTGTTCGATGTGACTGTACTTCTTATGGCCGGTCGCCTCACCCTCAGGTAGACGGAACGTTCCGCGAAAAGGTGAGTTTACCGTCGTTTAAGCTGCAAATAAGATGTTCTTATTTCTTTATTAGCAGCTTTTGTTTAACcacatatctttttttatagaaTGCAGCGAAATATAGAGCTAGATTTTGCGAGTTGTAATAACAATACCAAAGCTCGCTTTGTAATCTGAAACACACAGTTCATTAATAAACATGAAACATTGTAAGTGATACTGGGGAAATATAACGAAATGTTTCGTTGTTTTGAGAGTTCCTCTGCTTGTTTCATTGAGctgcattacatttttgcattgtaaATCTCTTAGCGTTGtaatttaacatgttttcttgttgAATTTAtgattgaaatatatttattgtagcCTTGATTTGCACACTGTATAAGGCATCCAACTGTGTTATATCATAGTGTGTCATCATTATTTAGCGTCAAGATATTAACAGTAGAACATTAAGTACTGCAAGTTGGAGTTACCCAGTTACTTGAGTACCCCTTTTTATATTAGTAATAATTCAGTTATACAATATATTGGTTAATGACTGTGATATGAGCCGTTGTGCAAGTCACTGATTAAGATATGGGCCAAACATGTTAAATCTGATACTTACATTTGTTtataaaacaatcatttgaaatgttctatATATTTGTAGACACATGTTCCAACTAGCACTCAAAGAAcaggacatttacatttatgcACTTCATAGATTGATTTATGTCACACTTTTCTATGAGGTCAAATCCAATCAATCCAACAAGAAACACGAAATCCTATATTAATTTTACATtaattgtacttaaagtacaGTTTGATGCTAAGACTGTTCTACTTAAGAAAGACTTACTTAAACACTTTTAACAGAGTATGTTGATGCTGTAGTATTGTCACTTTTACTCCCAAGTTAAAGATGACAAACTTCTTCCACTGTTTCATCCTTGTTAGaagacacatttgcacacacatgACTGAATAATATTATCTGTCCACCTGTAGCTGTAATGATACGTCCTGTCTGAGAGTTGTGTTCAGTGTGTTCTTACTAAagtattttaatacttttaatataaCACTGTGTTACTCTTTCCCAGTCTTCTCTCCTGTCCTGCAGTCATCTGGAATTGTCCATCATGGAGGTGAACGGCACGGCACACATCTTGAGCTCTGCCTACCTGGCGGTGGAGTACATGGATGCAGTGTTGCCAGAAAACCCCCTCCAGCCCTCCTTGAAACATGCCTGGGACTACATGATGGACAACTACACTAAGTTCCAGATTGCCACCTGGGGGTCGCTCATCGTCCACGAGTGTATCTACTTCCTGTTCTGCCTCCCCGGATTCCTCTTCCAGTTCTTGCCCTTCATGCAGAAATACAAGATCCAACAGGTTTGTGTGGGATTTATGTTTGAAGGAGTTTTTGTGGACTGGactaacaaagtacatttactgaagtactgtactgtgtgcaATTTTGAgcgagtatttccatttcctgctacATTCTTCTACTTATGTACATCTCAGAGGCAATGGTGGTACTCCAAGTggttatgtctttattttaaatttaaaggTATTTATGACATACCTTCCATTTaaccttctgtgtgtgtgtgtttgttttgtgcaggACAAGCCAGAGACCTGGGAGAAACAGTGGAGGTGTTTTAAGATGCTGCTGTTCAACCATTTCTGTATCCAGCTGCCGTTGATCTGTGGGACTTACTACTTCACTGAGTTCTTCAACATCCCTTATGACTGGGACTCCATGCCTCGCTGGTCAGTAGaagtataataaaaacatacctAGTGGCCTTATTATCACGTGTACACTGAGTTCATCAGTTATAGTTTTTATCACATGTACACTGAGTTCATCAGTTTTATTTGGAGTTTTAGCATAGtagtttgttaaatgttaaatccATGCATGTGCTTGCTATGATGATGGTACAgttaaaagacagaaatgtagCTCTGCAAAGCATATACAATTAATGACACAAAGCTCTCCAGCAgtaataattgtatttcttaaaaTAGGAAAGGTGTTCCTCATACCTTCATCAATTTGCTTTACAAAAGTAAATGCATGCACGtaaaactgctttaaaataaaaattataataatttatataatATGTTATTAAGGTAATTCGAGTTGTTAACAGTTTATACATCTATACACCAGTCAATGTTTGtccctcctctgtttcctcGTCTCTTCCTCCAGGCCGTACGTCATGGCTCAGTGTTTCGGCTGTGCTGTCGTTGAAGACACCTGGCACTACTTCCTGCACCGCCTGCTGCACCACCGCAGGATCTACAAGCACATCCACAAAGTCCACCATGAGTTCACTGTGAGTAAAACCAGAAGtgataagataaataaacacaaacacaccactcTGGTTATTCTCTTTACTGAACAGTTACTTATTAATGATGCTGTGGCTATGAGAAAAaatgacctcacacacactcacctgcatATCGCTTCATCACATTCTTCCACTGTCCCTCAGGCTCCGTTCGGCATGCAGGCAGAGTA harbors:
- the klhl2 gene encoding kelch-like protein 2; this encodes MVHAAGPSFQPLKNNGIMDSHPLCTRLCPHSLDKEEGIERQGPVTLNPRHMRKAFKVMNELRSQSLLCDVTIVAEDVEIAAHRVVLAAGSPYFHAMFTGEMAESRAKRVRIKEMDGWTLGLLVDYIYTAEIQVTEDNVQALLPAAGLLQLNEVKKACCEFLSSQLHPSNCLGIRAFADLHACSQLLTQANTYAEQHFTEVVGSEEFLNLGMEQVSSLIASDKLTIPTEEKVFEAVIAWVNHDKDVRQEHLAHLMEHVRLPLLSREYLVQRVEEESLIKNSSACKDYLIEAMKYHLLPADQRALMKTARTRMRTPACCPKVMVVVGGQAPKAIRSVECYDFEEQRWYQVAELPTRRCRAGVVYVGGCVYAVGGFNGSLRVRTVDCYDPMMDRWTSVSSMQDRRSTLGAAVLNGLLYAVGGFDGSTGLSTIEAYNAKTDEWFHVLPMSTRRSSVGVGVVNGILYAVGGYDGATRQCLSTVESYNPKSNTWSYIAEMGTRRSGAGVGVLKGLLYAVGGHDGPLVRKSCEVYDPASNSWRQVADMNMCRRNAGMCAVNNVLYVVGGDDGSCNLASVEFYNPNSDKWTLLPNCMSTGRSYAGVTVIDKPL
- the msmo1 gene encoding methylsterol monooxygenase 1, with amino-acid sequence MEVNGTAHILSSAYLAVEYMDAVLPENPLQPSLKHAWDYMMDNYTKFQIATWGSLIVHECIYFLFCLPGFLFQFLPFMQKYKIQQDKPETWEKQWRCFKMLLFNHFCIQLPLICGTYYFTEFFNIPYDWDSMPRWPYVMAQCFGCAVVEDTWHYFLHRLLHHRRIYKHIHKVHHEFTAPFGMQAEYAHPAETLILGAGFFIGIMMFCNHVFLLWAWVSFRLLETIDVHSGYDIPMNPLHLIPFYAGTRFHDFHHMNFVGNYASTFTWWDKLLMTDSQYNKHQQKQGDKKEQ